Proteins found in one Chloroflexota bacterium genomic segment:
- the mscL gene encoding large conductance mechanosensitive channel protein MscL yields the protein MLKDLKAFIMRGNVVDMAVGVIIGAAFGAIIGSLVKDVVMPPIGLALGKIDFSNLAVILKEGSTPGPYASVAAAQAAGATSINYGLFINTVVNFLIIAAVVFFFIVRPIARLQAPRKVDVAAAPITKECPFCFTSIPVKATRCPNCTSPLTK from the coding sequence ATGCTCAAAGATCTCAAGGCGTTCATCATGAGGGGCAATGTGGTGGACATGGCAGTAGGCGTCATAATCGGTGCTGCTTTTGGTGCCATCATAGGCTCACTGGTAAAGGATGTTGTTATGCCGCCCATAGGTCTGGCCCTGGGCAAAATTGATTTTTCCAACCTGGCTGTCATTCTCAAAGAGGGCTCCACTCCTGGACCTTATGCGTCTGTGGCTGCCGCCCAGGCCGCCGGTGCTACTTCAATCAACTACGGCCTCTTCATAAATACCGTTGTCAACTTTCTGATAATTGCGGCGGTCGTATTCTTCTTTATCGTCCGTCCCATCGCCAGATTACAGGCTCCCAGGAAGGTGGATGTAGCGGCTGCACCGATAACCAAAGAATGTCCCTTCTGCTTTACCAGTATTCCAGTCAAAGCCACGCGTTGCCCCAACTGCACCTCACCACTGACAAAGTAG